In the genome of Populus trichocarpa isolate Nisqually-1 chromosome 6, P.trichocarpa_v4.1, whole genome shotgun sequence, one region contains:
- the LOC7496082 gene encoding uncharacterized protein LOC7496082 isoform X4 produces MDSGIQSPQLENTETKATFRKPSNDMANRKYRRHSPMNGSSLSDGSPKRDQSSSPVVQRDDPAKASQRRKGEEKELDRDSGRSRYEKNGESYRHSDRYSSRSSHGYSRNDDYSRHDRRVDDGDRHHQVVSHSGRESKDGERGRSRDYARNSEKYSRDRHDGSGHRNMDKERELSEHQKLKDKDFSPDRVGSGRKYTSIVSEEKDRDWHRRDRDGRDEKRDYHRSSGDHKSDRSSYYEDTRGYRNDSSGRDRLRESYKNDPKELNGLKEKKKHDNWETSRDKDRYSKAPGEKNDDKSAFGSEKPESPAKKPKLFSSSKDPDYSGDVNQKQSSSSMLAQEVDNKVNVGQAHANTSEAANDLDAAKVAAMKAAELVNKNLVGVGFMSTEQKKKLLWGSKKSAAPEETGRRWDTVMFGDRERQEKFNKLMGVKGDVKVEPQPDSQDAEKQKELQMDLEKQYTAGLRRRDGRTVGLGL; encoded by the exons atGGATTCCGGCATTCAGTCTCCGCAGTTGGAGAATACTGAAACGAAAGCAACATTTCGTAAGCCTTCAAATGATATGGCTAACAGGAAATATCGACGCCATTCTCCTATGAATGGGTCATCCTTGTCTGATG GGAGTCCGAAGCGTGATCAAAGCTCTAGTCCGGTAGTTCAGAGGGATGATCCTGCAAAAGCTTCTCAGAGAAGGAAGGGTGAAGAGAAAGAACTGGATAGGGATTCTGGGCGGAGTCGGTATGAGAAGAATGGAGAATCGTATAGACATTCTGATCGCTATTCTTCCAGGAGCTCTCATGGTTATTCTAGGAATGATGACTATAGTAGACATGACAGGCGTGTAGATGATGGAGACAGGCATCATCAGGTGGTTTCTCATTCTGGCCGGGAGTCAAAGGATGGTGAGCGTGGTAGGTCAAGGGACTATGCTAGAAATTCGGAGAAATATTCTCGTGATAGACATGATGGTTCAGGTCACAGAAACATGGACAAAGAGAGGGAATTATCGGAGCATCAGAAGTTGAAAGATAAGGACTTTTCACCTGATAGAGTTGGATCTGGTAGGAAATATACTAGCATAGTCTCTGAAGAGAAGGATAGGGATTGGCACAGGCGGGACAGAGATGGTCGTGATGAGAAAAGAGATTATCATAGGAGTTCTGGAGATCATAAAAGTGATCGATCATCCTATTACGAGGACACCAGAGGATATCGAAATGACTCTTCTGGAAGGGATCGCCTTAGAGAGTCTTATAAGAATGACCCAAAGGAATTGAATGGCctgaaggaaaagaagaaacatgATAACTGGGAAACTAGCAGGGATAAGGATCGGTACAGTAAAGCACCAGGGGAGAAGAATGATGATAAATCTGCTTTTGGGAGTGAAAAACCAGAATCTCCTGCCAAAAAGCCAAAATTGTTTAGCTCTAGCAAGGACCCAGATTACAGTGGAGATG TTAATCAAAAGCAGTCTTCAAGTTCAATGCTAGCCCAGGAGGTTGATAATAAGGTCAATGTAGGACAAGCACATGCCAATACTTCAGAGGCAGCTAATGATTTAGATGCTGCAAAGGTTGCTGCTATGAAAGCTGCTGAGTTAG TTAACAAGAACCTAGTTGGAGTGGGTTTTATGTCTACTGAGCAAAAGAAGAAGCTGCTTTGGGGGAGTAAGAAGAGTGCTGCTCCAGAAGAG ACTGGTCGCCGGTGGGATACTGTTATGTTTGGCGATCGTGAAAGGCAAGAAAAGTTCAACAAACTCATG GGTGTAAAAGGAGATGTGAAGGTGGAGCCCCAACCCGACAGTCAAGATGCAGAGAAACAGAAGGAACTCCAGATGGATCTAGAAAAACAGTATACTGCTGGGCTTCGACGAAGAGATGGCCGCACTGTTGGATTGGGTCTTTGA
- the LOC7496082 gene encoding uncharacterized protein LOC7496082 isoform X1 yields the protein MDSGIQSPQLENTETKATFRKPSNDMANRKYRRHSPMNGSSLSDGSPKRDQSSSPVVQRDDPAKASQRRKGEEKELDRDSGRSRYEKNGESYRHSDRYSSRSSHGYSRNDDYSRHDRRVDDGDRHHQVVSHSGRESKDGERGRSRDYARNSEKYSRDRHDGSGHRNMDKERELSEHQKLKDKDFSPDRVGSGRKYTSIVSEEKDRDWHRRDRDGRDEKRDYHRSSGDHKSDRSSYYEDTRGYRNDSSGRDRLRESYKNDPKELNGLKEKKKHDNWETSRDKDRYSKAPGEKNDDKSAFGSEKPESPAKKPKLFSSSKDPDYSGDVSTTVVNQKQSSSSMLAQEVDNKVNVGQAHANTSEAANDLDAAKVAAMKAAELVNKNLVGVGFMSTEQKKKLLWGSKKSAAPEETGRRWDTVMFGDRERQEKFNKLMSLSLPWCLWPIVGCKRRCEGGAPTRQSRCRETEGTPDGSRKTVYCWASTKRWPHCWIGSLSICLRSHKTLFPDILLHFCARITFSVTICACHVCPWTSRILSKERSRFRDFFILIVLKCLCLLQFCMVT from the exons atGGATTCCGGCATTCAGTCTCCGCAGTTGGAGAATACTGAAACGAAAGCAACATTTCGTAAGCCTTCAAATGATATGGCTAACAGGAAATATCGACGCCATTCTCCTATGAATGGGTCATCCTTGTCTGATG GGAGTCCGAAGCGTGATCAAAGCTCTAGTCCGGTAGTTCAGAGGGATGATCCTGCAAAAGCTTCTCAGAGAAGGAAGGGTGAAGAGAAAGAACTGGATAGGGATTCTGGGCGGAGTCGGTATGAGAAGAATGGAGAATCGTATAGACATTCTGATCGCTATTCTTCCAGGAGCTCTCATGGTTATTCTAGGAATGATGACTATAGTAGACATGACAGGCGTGTAGATGATGGAGACAGGCATCATCAGGTGGTTTCTCATTCTGGCCGGGAGTCAAAGGATGGTGAGCGTGGTAGGTCAAGGGACTATGCTAGAAATTCGGAGAAATATTCTCGTGATAGACATGATGGTTCAGGTCACAGAAACATGGACAAAGAGAGGGAATTATCGGAGCATCAGAAGTTGAAAGATAAGGACTTTTCACCTGATAGAGTTGGATCTGGTAGGAAATATACTAGCATAGTCTCTGAAGAGAAGGATAGGGATTGGCACAGGCGGGACAGAGATGGTCGTGATGAGAAAAGAGATTATCATAGGAGTTCTGGAGATCATAAAAGTGATCGATCATCCTATTACGAGGACACCAGAGGATATCGAAATGACTCTTCTGGAAGGGATCGCCTTAGAGAGTCTTATAAGAATGACCCAAAGGAATTGAATGGCctgaaggaaaagaagaaacatgATAACTGGGAAACTAGCAGGGATAAGGATCGGTACAGTAAAGCACCAGGGGAGAAGAATGATGATAAATCTGCTTTTGGGAGTGAAAAACCAGAATCTCCTGCCAAAAAGCCAAAATTGTTTAGCTCTAGCAAGGACCCAGATTACAGTGGAGATG TTTCTACAACTGTAGTTAATCAAAAGCAGTCTTCAAGTTCAATGCTAGCCCAGGAGGTTGATAATAAGGTCAATGTAGGACAAGCACATGCCAATACTTCAGAGGCAGCTAATGATTTAGATGCTGCAAAGGTTGCTGCTATGAAAGCTGCTGAGTTAG TTAACAAGAACCTAGTTGGAGTGGGTTTTATGTCTACTGAGCAAAAGAAGAAGCTGCTTTGGGGGAGTAAGAAGAGTGCTGCTCCAGAAGAG ACTGGTCGCCGGTGGGATACTGTTATGTTTGGCGATCGTGAAAGGCAAGAAAAGTTCAACAAACTCATG AGTCTGAGTTTGCCTTGGTGCCTATGGCCAATTGTAGGGTGTAAAAGGAGATGTGAAGGTGGAGCCCCAACCCGACAGTCAAGATGCAGAGAAACAGAAGGAACTCCAGATGGATCTAGAAAAACAGTATACTGCTGGGCTTCGACGAAGAGATGGCCGCACTGTTGGATTGGGTCTTTGAGCATCTGTTTAAgatctcacaaaacactgtttCCAGATATTTTGTTGCACTTTTGTGCAAGAATCACATTTTCTGTAACTATATGCGCTTGCCATGTTTGCCCTTGGACATCTCGCATTTTGTCTAAAGAACGGTCTCgctttagagatttttttatcctgatTGTGCTGAAGTGTTTATGTTTGTTGCAATTTTGCATGGTTACATGA
- the LOC7496082 gene encoding uncharacterized protein LOC7496082 isoform X2, translated as MDSGIQSPQLENTETKATFRKPSNDMANRKYRRHSPMNGSSLSDGSPKRDQSSSPVVQRDDPAKASQRRKGEEKELDRDSGRSRYEKNGESYRHSDRYSSRSSHGYSRNDDYSRHDRRVDDGDRHHQVVSHSGRESKDGERGRSRDYARNSEKYSRDRHDGSGHRNMDKERELSEHQKLKDKDFSPDRVGSGRKYTSIVSEEKDRDWHRRDRDGRDEKRDYHRSSGDHKSDRSSYYEDTRGYRNDSSGRDRLRESYKNDPKELNGLKEKKKHDNWETSRDKDRYSKAPGEKNDDKSAFGSEKPESPAKKPKLFSSSKDPDYSGDVNQKQSSSSMLAQEVDNKVNVGQAHANTSEAANDLDAAKVAAMKAAELVNKNLVGVGFMSTEQKKKLLWGSKKSAAPEETGRRWDTVMFGDRERQEKFNKLMSLSLPWCLWPIVGCKRRCEGGAPTRQSRCRETEGTPDGSRKTVYCWASTKRWPHCWIGSLSICLRSHKTLFPDILLHFCARITFSVTICACHVCPWTSRILSKERSRFRDFFILIVLKCLCLLQFCMVT; from the exons atGGATTCCGGCATTCAGTCTCCGCAGTTGGAGAATACTGAAACGAAAGCAACATTTCGTAAGCCTTCAAATGATATGGCTAACAGGAAATATCGACGCCATTCTCCTATGAATGGGTCATCCTTGTCTGATG GGAGTCCGAAGCGTGATCAAAGCTCTAGTCCGGTAGTTCAGAGGGATGATCCTGCAAAAGCTTCTCAGAGAAGGAAGGGTGAAGAGAAAGAACTGGATAGGGATTCTGGGCGGAGTCGGTATGAGAAGAATGGAGAATCGTATAGACATTCTGATCGCTATTCTTCCAGGAGCTCTCATGGTTATTCTAGGAATGATGACTATAGTAGACATGACAGGCGTGTAGATGATGGAGACAGGCATCATCAGGTGGTTTCTCATTCTGGCCGGGAGTCAAAGGATGGTGAGCGTGGTAGGTCAAGGGACTATGCTAGAAATTCGGAGAAATATTCTCGTGATAGACATGATGGTTCAGGTCACAGAAACATGGACAAAGAGAGGGAATTATCGGAGCATCAGAAGTTGAAAGATAAGGACTTTTCACCTGATAGAGTTGGATCTGGTAGGAAATATACTAGCATAGTCTCTGAAGAGAAGGATAGGGATTGGCACAGGCGGGACAGAGATGGTCGTGATGAGAAAAGAGATTATCATAGGAGTTCTGGAGATCATAAAAGTGATCGATCATCCTATTACGAGGACACCAGAGGATATCGAAATGACTCTTCTGGAAGGGATCGCCTTAGAGAGTCTTATAAGAATGACCCAAAGGAATTGAATGGCctgaaggaaaagaagaaacatgATAACTGGGAAACTAGCAGGGATAAGGATCGGTACAGTAAAGCACCAGGGGAGAAGAATGATGATAAATCTGCTTTTGGGAGTGAAAAACCAGAATCTCCTGCCAAAAAGCCAAAATTGTTTAGCTCTAGCAAGGACCCAGATTACAGTGGAGATG TTAATCAAAAGCAGTCTTCAAGTTCAATGCTAGCCCAGGAGGTTGATAATAAGGTCAATGTAGGACAAGCACATGCCAATACTTCAGAGGCAGCTAATGATTTAGATGCTGCAAAGGTTGCTGCTATGAAAGCTGCTGAGTTAG TTAACAAGAACCTAGTTGGAGTGGGTTTTATGTCTACTGAGCAAAAGAAGAAGCTGCTTTGGGGGAGTAAGAAGAGTGCTGCTCCAGAAGAG ACTGGTCGCCGGTGGGATACTGTTATGTTTGGCGATCGTGAAAGGCAAGAAAAGTTCAACAAACTCATG AGTCTGAGTTTGCCTTGGTGCCTATGGCCAATTGTAGGGTGTAAAAGGAGATGTGAAGGTGGAGCCCCAACCCGACAGTCAAGATGCAGAGAAACAGAAGGAACTCCAGATGGATCTAGAAAAACAGTATACTGCTGGGCTTCGACGAAGAGATGGCCGCACTGTTGGATTGGGTCTTTGAGCATCTGTTTAAgatctcacaaaacactgtttCCAGATATTTTGTTGCACTTTTGTGCAAGAATCACATTTTCTGTAACTATATGCGCTTGCCATGTTTGCCCTTGGACATCTCGCATTTTGTCTAAAGAACGGTCTCgctttagagatttttttatcctgatTGTGCTGAAGTGTTTATGTTTGTTGCAATTTTGCATGGTTACATGA
- the LOC7496082 gene encoding uncharacterized protein LOC7496082 isoform X3 produces the protein MDSGIQSPQLENTETKATFRKPSNDMANRKYRRHSPMNGSSLSDGSPKRDQSSSPVVQRDDPAKASQRRKGEEKELDRDSGRSRYEKNGESYRHSDRYSSRSSHGYSRNDDYSRHDRRVDDGDRHHQVVSHSGRESKDGERGRSRDYARNSEKYSRDRHDGSGHRNMDKERELSEHQKLKDKDFSPDRVGSGRKYTSIVSEEKDRDWHRRDRDGRDEKRDYHRSSGDHKSDRSSYYEDTRGYRNDSSGRDRLRESYKNDPKELNGLKEKKKHDNWETSRDKDRYSKAPGEKNDDKSAFGSEKPESPAKKPKLFSSSKDPDYSGDVSTTVVNQKQSSSSMLAQEVDNKVNVGQAHANTSEAANDLDAAKVAAMKAAELVNKNLVGVGFMSTEQKKKLLWGSKKSAAPEETGRRWDTVMFGDRERQEKFNKLMGVKGDVKVEPQPDSQDAEKQKELQMDLEKQYTAGLRRRDGRTVGLGL, from the exons atGGATTCCGGCATTCAGTCTCCGCAGTTGGAGAATACTGAAACGAAAGCAACATTTCGTAAGCCTTCAAATGATATGGCTAACAGGAAATATCGACGCCATTCTCCTATGAATGGGTCATCCTTGTCTGATG GGAGTCCGAAGCGTGATCAAAGCTCTAGTCCGGTAGTTCAGAGGGATGATCCTGCAAAAGCTTCTCAGAGAAGGAAGGGTGAAGAGAAAGAACTGGATAGGGATTCTGGGCGGAGTCGGTATGAGAAGAATGGAGAATCGTATAGACATTCTGATCGCTATTCTTCCAGGAGCTCTCATGGTTATTCTAGGAATGATGACTATAGTAGACATGACAGGCGTGTAGATGATGGAGACAGGCATCATCAGGTGGTTTCTCATTCTGGCCGGGAGTCAAAGGATGGTGAGCGTGGTAGGTCAAGGGACTATGCTAGAAATTCGGAGAAATATTCTCGTGATAGACATGATGGTTCAGGTCACAGAAACATGGACAAAGAGAGGGAATTATCGGAGCATCAGAAGTTGAAAGATAAGGACTTTTCACCTGATAGAGTTGGATCTGGTAGGAAATATACTAGCATAGTCTCTGAAGAGAAGGATAGGGATTGGCACAGGCGGGACAGAGATGGTCGTGATGAGAAAAGAGATTATCATAGGAGTTCTGGAGATCATAAAAGTGATCGATCATCCTATTACGAGGACACCAGAGGATATCGAAATGACTCTTCTGGAAGGGATCGCCTTAGAGAGTCTTATAAGAATGACCCAAAGGAATTGAATGGCctgaaggaaaagaagaaacatgATAACTGGGAAACTAGCAGGGATAAGGATCGGTACAGTAAAGCACCAGGGGAGAAGAATGATGATAAATCTGCTTTTGGGAGTGAAAAACCAGAATCTCCTGCCAAAAAGCCAAAATTGTTTAGCTCTAGCAAGGACCCAGATTACAGTGGAGATG TTTCTACAACTGTAGTTAATCAAAAGCAGTCTTCAAGTTCAATGCTAGCCCAGGAGGTTGATAATAAGGTCAATGTAGGACAAGCACATGCCAATACTTCAGAGGCAGCTAATGATTTAGATGCTGCAAAGGTTGCTGCTATGAAAGCTGCTGAGTTAG TTAACAAGAACCTAGTTGGAGTGGGTTTTATGTCTACTGAGCAAAAGAAGAAGCTGCTTTGGGGGAGTAAGAAGAGTGCTGCTCCAGAAGAG ACTGGTCGCCGGTGGGATACTGTTATGTTTGGCGATCGTGAAAGGCAAGAAAAGTTCAACAAACTCATG GGTGTAAAAGGAGATGTGAAGGTGGAGCCCCAACCCGACAGTCAAGATGCAGAGAAACAGAAGGAACTCCAGATGGATCTAGAAAAACAGTATACTGCTGGGCTTCGACGAAGAGATGGCCGCACTGTTGGATTGGGTCTTTGA
- the LOC7496082 gene encoding uncharacterized protein LOC7496082 isoform X5, with amino-acid sequence MDSGIQSPQLENTETKATFRKPSNDMANRKYRRHSPMNGSSLSDGSPKRDQSSSPVVQRDDPAKASQRRKGEEKELDRDSGRSRYEKNGESYRHSDRYSSRSSHGYSRNDDYSRHDRRVDDGDRHHQVVSHSGRESKDGERGRSRDYARNSEKYSRDRHDGSGHRNMDKERELSEHQKLKDKDFSPDRVGSGRKYTSIVSEEKDRDWHRRDRDGRDEKRDYHRSSGDHKSDRSSYYEDTRGYRNDSSGRDRLRESYKNDPKELNGLKEKKKHDNWETSRDKDRYSKAPGEKNDDKSAFGSEKPESPAKKPKLFSSSKDPDYSGDVSTTVVNQKQSSSSMLAQEVDNKVNVGQAHANTSEAANDLDAAKVAAMKAAELECILQEGFSLQSHALL; translated from the exons atGGATTCCGGCATTCAGTCTCCGCAGTTGGAGAATACTGAAACGAAAGCAACATTTCGTAAGCCTTCAAATGATATGGCTAACAGGAAATATCGACGCCATTCTCCTATGAATGGGTCATCCTTGTCTGATG GGAGTCCGAAGCGTGATCAAAGCTCTAGTCCGGTAGTTCAGAGGGATGATCCTGCAAAAGCTTCTCAGAGAAGGAAGGGTGAAGAGAAAGAACTGGATAGGGATTCTGGGCGGAGTCGGTATGAGAAGAATGGAGAATCGTATAGACATTCTGATCGCTATTCTTCCAGGAGCTCTCATGGTTATTCTAGGAATGATGACTATAGTAGACATGACAGGCGTGTAGATGATGGAGACAGGCATCATCAGGTGGTTTCTCATTCTGGCCGGGAGTCAAAGGATGGTGAGCGTGGTAGGTCAAGGGACTATGCTAGAAATTCGGAGAAATATTCTCGTGATAGACATGATGGTTCAGGTCACAGAAACATGGACAAAGAGAGGGAATTATCGGAGCATCAGAAGTTGAAAGATAAGGACTTTTCACCTGATAGAGTTGGATCTGGTAGGAAATATACTAGCATAGTCTCTGAAGAGAAGGATAGGGATTGGCACAGGCGGGACAGAGATGGTCGTGATGAGAAAAGAGATTATCATAGGAGTTCTGGAGATCATAAAAGTGATCGATCATCCTATTACGAGGACACCAGAGGATATCGAAATGACTCTTCTGGAAGGGATCGCCTTAGAGAGTCTTATAAGAATGACCCAAAGGAATTGAATGGCctgaaggaaaagaagaaacatgATAACTGGGAAACTAGCAGGGATAAGGATCGGTACAGTAAAGCACCAGGGGAGAAGAATGATGATAAATCTGCTTTTGGGAGTGAAAAACCAGAATCTCCTGCCAAAAAGCCAAAATTGTTTAGCTCTAGCAAGGACCCAGATTACAGTGGAGATG TTTCTACAACTGTAGTTAATCAAAAGCAGTCTTCAAGTTCAATGCTAGCCCAGGAGGTTGATAATAAGGTCAATGTAGGACAAGCACATGCCAATACTTCAGAGGCAGCTAATGATTTAGATGCTGCAAAGGTTGCTGCTATGAAAGCTGCTGAGTTAG AGTGTATACTTCAAGAGGGATTTAGCTTGCAGTCTCATGCTCTTTTATGA